AATCGAGTCATGACACGTCcaatcctatatatatatatatatatatatatatatatatatatatatatatatatatatatatatatatatatatataaactccaAATTATCCCCAGGGCGGCAAACATAAGTAATTATTAACAAATAAATATGCAACAATACAAATGCtcctaatttatttaactaagcatgtaaatatatttataaaatgcatgagcatgtcaaaaatatataaataatattgaagttacaaaatataatcaatatctaactcacagACTGGTTGACTCGATTGCAGCTAGTCCGGCTAGAAGGAGACGATAGCTAGCCCTATCACCTATAAAGACACATTGACCTCTATTAATTTACTGATGaaattaaccaattaatttaatttacagaaGTAAGAATAAATCCTAAGATTTTgtcaaaatttcgacaaagtctGCCCTGTAATTGGACCTAACGTCCTACATGAAAACTCAATACACATGGCCTGAAGCCCATAACAATAATTACAATGCTTATCTGAGGCCTAAAAGAAAGCTAATTTAAGTCCAATTATCCAAACTTCAACTCAAGTCCCTAACCCGTGTACAGTTTAATTAATTATCAAAAACCCTCCAAAAATCCAAAAATATTCATGTAGTCTTTCTCATCATCTTAAAgtctaataaatttattttaattatttttagcatACTAGaaatattttacaaattaatcATCTAGTTTAACTAAGGTAAAAACTAGGCAACTTGAGTTTGAGATTACCTTCGCAAATTCTGCTACTTGAAATACGTCCGAAACGTTTGAAAATGCTGGATCGACTATAATATTAACTATATTCTGGGACAGACCGTCAGGCATCCAGATCAGACCAAAAACTCGgtatagataaaaaaaataaaataataatttaagttgcattattattattattattttccttccttcaattcaaacataatgaaaaaaaaaaagctagagGATGTTTGCATAACTTGTAAAAATTGACTGATAATTGCTTAGTGTTTACCAATTTGAGTTTATAAgcaattaaaattataagtaaTTACATGTTTAGTTAAAATACTTATAAGTAGCTGACGGTTGACATATTTAGTAAAAAAACAGCTTATaagtttatttattattaaaatagttataaagggtattaaattatttttcaaataataaattatattaacatatttttttactataattatattatcaaaatatattttaatcataatataatataatttttaaattaaataaacaaatattttattaaaaactaatagaaatatattttctttaaaaatttctaATGGAAATTATTTTAAGATTCATTAAACACCCAAATTATAAATACCAAAAACGAAAACTCCTCTCTCTAGCTTTTTTTTagcttaattataaattaaatttataattccaTCATATATcctcatttaaaaaaatatttttcctctaataatttatttaaattaattacattaattttaataaaatatttatctatataatatttatttttataatttaaaatattttaaattataatataatttaaatatattttgataatattataataaaatattaaataatatgatttattatttaaaaaaataatttaataactttttaatattttaataataaatatatctaTAAACTGCTTTTTAAATAATAGATTAAAAATTTAtagttatttataaatattttaattaaatataatttattaaaattttaaatatttataaaattaaattaattgaattatacGCCTTTTTAAAAGCtaataagttattttttaaggaaaataTGTAACGGCATGTGGCGATGTGAAAGACAACACACCTTTCCTTTCAATCACAAGTTGTCACAATGATACCAAATTGCAAATGCATTTGTAACTGAACCTTGACCGTTGACCAATACTGTGTGcatttgtttttcaatttttgaggCTATATATGTGTgctcaaatttttatatttttttattattttaaaattaataattttaatttttattttatatatatttctatAAATTTATTTAGATTAGATAtcaaaacaaaaataattatcaaaatttaaattattaacttcttaaattataagataaatatttaactattaatttaataattttataataaaatttactaAAATCTAAATCTTttgttataaaatatttaataatttaaaattaaaatgattaaCCCTAATGTAGAGGTAGTGGAGGGGCATTATTGGTAATGCATATAACTTGCCAGCTAAAAATCACAGGTCATCATGTACACGTTACCTTACCTATTCTCTCCAGCCTCCAGATCAGGTCTCCCAACTGTGAAAGATTCCTTTTCATATTTGTCTTGTTCAATCTTTaaataaacaataattaaaataaataataattaaaataaaataatataaaatataaaatttaagtttCCCATTTTGACAGGTTTGAATCTGATGGATGAATGAAATCTGCTGTGTCTTTTGTTTTTGGGTGACTATGATTAGATGGTTTAAGCTGTCATCTTCTCTGTTCAAAATACTGATCTTTGGCTCCTTTATACTGCCCTTTTCGGTGTCTTTTTTTGTTTTTCCATTATAGATAACAGCAGATTCCTTcccacttttttattttttaaaataatgaatgaataaatatttgttttctttctaattctattttttcaagaaattaaagaaaaaagtgTCAACATTTCTTTTATTGTTTATTATGGGGTTGTTGGTTGTAGTGATGTTGATGGGTTGGTTTCCTTTTGGTTCGCGGGAATTAAGGCTCTTCTTGATTCCTGTTCATGCCTGATCATCTCCGCCATCACCATAATCTTTATCTTCTTCTCCTGTTCTTGTTGGCTCTGTTTCTCTCTTTTGGCTTCTGGGTTTTCTTCAGAATTCAGATTCCTATTTGACACCATTTTGTACTGTCTCTTGGAATCACTTCCTTGTTGGGGTTTCAAGAGCCACGGATTCAAATTTTCCAAGGTGAGAATTTTTATGAAACTTGCACCCTTTCTTTTGTGTTTTGCTTCTGTCCCTCTTTCCTGGCATTTTATTCATTGTTTTTGGATTATCTGTTGTTTCCTTTCGAAAATGGACGGAGCAAGTGATGGCCATTAATTAGATGTTATCACATTCCTTACTTTGTTTCTTCTTGGCTCTTTCTTGAATTTCGtactattaattcttcaaattatAAATGAAACTCTACATATATGTAAAAGGCAATAATGAACTCCATATTGAATCCATTTTTAGCAGCCAACTGAATATAAACACAAATATGTAGTGATCATTCATAAATTCTGTGCCTAATCCTATGTAAAGGAGGTGCATGTTTGTTAACTGGTCGTATAAATTCTGGTTCTTGTTCTGTTTAATTATGATGCGTATTTCCTTATTTTGGTCTTGCAGATTTTCATCTCTAATGGAAACTTCAGATGAAAATGATTTCTACTATTGAAGTTCAGAGTGACTTGAAGATTGGGGTTTGTGCTAATTCACTTGTGATTTAATCGTGTCTGTTGGTTTTATCTGCAAGAGTGTTGATCGTAAGCGAGTTTTGATCCTTGTTCTATTAAATCTTAAATGGACTTTCCCTCTAAGCATCCAAGATTCTTTGGTAGACATTTGAATTCTATAGCATGTAAATGCCTTGCTTTGGTTGTTATTTTGCTGTTTCTTAGGGTTGTACTTCTTCCCTCATTCTCTGTTTATGATAGCATCAATCGGAATAATAAGGAATTTACTCATAGCAGCTCTCTGTCATTCGACTCTGAGTATGGAATTCGTAGAGATAAGTTCTTGGAGGTTCCTCAGATAGTTTGGGGACTTAACAATCAAAAGATAGCATTTGCTAGAGCTTGTCTCACTGCTAGAATGCTGAACAGAACTCTTCTAATGCCCAGCTTAAGTGCTTCGCTGTTCTATAAGGAACTAGATCGCTTGCAACCGATTTCCTTTGACAAAGTGTTCCAATTTGAGAGGTTTAATTCTCTCTGTAATGGGTTTGTGCAGTTGGGCCATTATTCGTTTCTTAGAAATCTGACTGGAATTTGTGATCTTCCGAAAGGAAGTGGAAGGAAGTGGATGGTAGAGAGAGATTTGGATCAATTGAGACAATATGGCAAGGATCCATATGATGGTTATGAGGTTATTCGGATAGTTGGAAAAAACCCATTTCTGTGGCATGATCATTGGCCCGTTAAGGATTATGCCAGGGTCTTTGAATGCTTAGTTTTGGTTGAAGAGATAGAAAGAGAAGCATCTAAAGTTGtgtcaaagattagagaagtaggaAGAGAAATGAGAGGCCATACTAAATCTGCTCAAAGTGGTATTGATTCAGATGGTTCGTCATTGCAGGCAGTGCCTTACGTAGCAGTTCATATGAGGATAGAGATAGACTGGATGATCCACTGTAGGAAGTTAGAGCAAAGATCAAAAATAAGCCAAATTTGTAGTAGCAAGGAGGAGATTATGGAGCGAGTGGGGAACATTGTGGGCCTGAAAACACCTACAGTTGTTTATCTTGCGGTGGCTGATAGTCTTCTTGAAGATCCTTCTATACTCACTGGTTGGAAGGATGGTTTAGTTCCTTTTGAAAAGAAGAAACTGGGTGTCGATGGAATTTACAAGAAGTATCCATATCTCATTCAATCAGCAATAGATTATGAAGTGTGCTTAAGGGCTGATGTATTTGTTGGGAACAGTTTCTCAACATTTTCAAGTCTCATAGCTCTTGAGAGAACACAGAAGATGATTAGAATGGGCATCACACATTCGTGTGGCTTGCATGTGAGATGGCCTTCGTATGCGTATAATATACTAGGCGAATCAAATGGCCCTCAAAAATGGATGACAAATATATCCGATTCAAGTCTTAAAGCAGTCAGCTATGGTACTAATATCATCTCCTGCTGAAGGTAATGGCAAGTAATTCCTGGTATGGCTGAAAACCAATAGAatatttttgttaaaaatttgcTGGTATACTTTTGAACGTTTCTTTCATTTCTGTGTAAAGAGAATCAATATCATAGTGCGTCAAGATAGCAGTTAGCACCAAATTGGGTACAGTTTTTCATTTTTGTAATTTCCTTTGTCAAAATTTTgctaattatattgattttttttggCACTTCTTATCCGGAGAATGAATATCTTGGTTCCTTTCTTTGCATAATTTATGTAGACATATTCTGATACCAAAGAATCCTATTAATAGCTATATTTATTGAGAATTTTTCCTCATGCACACGTTGTCTCTTTAAAACTTGAATTCTTAAGAATATTAAGATTCCAAGTGCAGTTTGGTACCAATGCAATACTATAATGGGATATTGCTTATGTCTGCAATACCCTGTTTGGTAACAAACAGAACAGGAAAGAAAAGGAAACTTGAAGTCTTAGAATTATATTTTTGGGATTATATGATACTTATAATTCTTCTCTATATTATTCAATTTTGTATATTGTTATAATAATAAATCTTAAGGCATTACCAGCTTCTTTTTAAGCTATTTCTTGTTATTTGTTCAATAAATATCCTCTCTCCACAATCCTGcatgacaatatatatatatatatatatatatatatatatatatatatatatatatatattatcagttCTTTTATGAAGTTGCAGTTGTTCCATCTATGAGCTTTAGTTTTAAGGTTTCAAGTTTAAACCTAGTCAAGccaaatcaagaaaagaaaagaaaaaacaattGTATTTTCTTTGATGGATTATTTTCTTTCGCTTTTCGTTTCGGGTTGGAGTAATTGTAGTGGCATGTTTGTTTATAATGCTATATTGAGGGGAACAAATTATGTAATCTTTATGGCACGATTGCTTCGTTTATAAGATGTGTAAATGCTATGGTTTAAGAGCTTGATATGGGGAGAGAAAAAGAAGATGATGTGGGGTTCTCTTGCTGCTTGGTCTATAATGTTAATTTCATTTTGTCTTGTGAATTTGTCGAAATGAAGTTTCTGGCACCAGCTGAGATTTCAACTTTCTGCTGTTCTTTTTTGCTTTCCTGTTTCTtctattctctttttctttcttttgttgAAGGATGGtacaaaaaggaaaagtgaagagaGCCGCCCTACTTTGTTATCCCCTCTTGAACAATCAAGGAATTATGTTCTCTTTGTGCTTTCCATTGTTTACTTGGAAATGGACATTTtgggggaaaaaaaagaaaaaaaaaaaaaaaagaaaacttattTAGATCTGATTTGTCTTTACGATAAAGAAAAGAAAGATTACCTTCGGCTTTGTGGCTATAATCATATGGATCCATAATGCCTCTTCAATGAGTTTGGCTGCTCGATGTGGTCAACTCTTAGCGGATAATAATGAACGGCCATATCCAAGTCAAAGATTAtgtttaaaagttaaaaatataaattgcttGATCAAGCGGGCATGTGTTTGTGTGAGAAATAAAGAAGCGGTGATCACGGGCAATTTCTCAAGGGTTGGAATGGATTTTTAGTTTTCTTAAATTGAACCGCATagaaatttttagattttttcaaataaaattaaaataaaacgaaaaatatattttttaataaaattaaaagtgaaATCCCACCCAAGTCCAATTAATGTTCCGCCAATCACGAACAGAAATCTTTTTTCAACAGATTTCTGGATAATTTAAGTAATAATAAATCTAAAAGAagttcaaattatatatatatatatatatatatatatatatatatatatattaatgtttataattttcaagattatattttaagtaaatagaatttaaatatttttacaaaattattaaattttaaaatatacattattaaataaaataaataaaattaaataaatttaaattaactagGTTTGAAATTCATATAGGtagtttaaaatgatttttttttttggtggaaagtttagaatgaattttaattaaacattttcataattaattgagTCTAAATTTAACTAGAATAATTTTCATAGACACTATATCCAATACCATCTCTCATTTTGCATACTTatctatttcaattttttttttcaagaattcACAATTTGTGAGAAGAAATACTCACAAAAattatcatatttaaatttaaatttaattaataattttaatatctaaaCTCgtcttgattaaaatttatcataaattatttatatccatttcaaactctattttcattatttaaataatataaatccatttaattttatatattttgattaatagtttatttaagaatatattttattaataattatattttaaaaatttaataatcttataaaatatttaaatttaatttatttaatatataatatatagaactttttaatataaaaaattcaaataataatttcttatatataaattttaaatcaatttaaatTCAATATAGATGTTATTTattaaacataaatcaaattgaatatagttaaattataattttgttcTTGGGATTTAGTTAAACctataatttaatttctatagttttaaaatcaaacaatttgatattgatattttaataaacctATAAATTAGTATTTGCCATTAGAATTTTAGTTAAATTATCGTTAATTCtagtaaaaatatcaaaatacccttaattttatatttaatctaaaaataatttagtccctaaagttatattttcttaacaatttagtcttttattttattttattaacaatttgattcctatatttttaaaatatgactccaattaaattaagaaaatttaaatttaaattattaaaaatataaattaattactttaaggtccttaaaaattttaaataattataaaattatctatatattttaccaattgatccttaaatattataattatttacaaatAAGCCCTTATTAAtattctatttatataatattatatataaaaaaaaaaaattaataataaaataaaattttaaaaattaaattattttctaattaaaaatataatttaaaataatttaattattattattaaatttaataaaaaattaatcgtAATTCTAGCAGCGTTAACtagaattaaataatataaagtaTTGAGCATTAAGTGGAGTTGACTGCTAAATCGTCCTTATGCTTGTGCTCATCCGCATGGCGGAGACATTCGCGGATACAAAATAAGTCCCGCGTGACATGGTCAtaatgtaaaattttataaatttataaaaatgtaccatttatttttaaaattagtttacaattattaataaatttttattatatcttTAATAGATTGATTTAAGTGATAAGAGagattcattcaatttaaaaaattttagatttatatttTTGCCATTAACCTCTCgatataatgaaataattaaccttatatataaaaatatcttAAGTTTTGACTCGGTATATGCATAGTAATAAAGATACTTTTATATGTGTGTGGGTGTAATagataaaatattttctatttggtTATCTTATTTACAcacttttttttaaattaaaaaaaattactattttaaaattaaattaattaatttataacatttGATTTAATGAACCATTTATCCatttattcactttttcattatttaattattaaaaaaataataaaaaaatctaaCATATATATGAAATTTTCAAGTatcaattaatttgaaattttggaaaaGATTAAATAgttcattaaattaattatttcaaaaatatttttttatatattttttcttgaaaaaaatttatttattaaaaaaaagaaaaagattaaatagttcattaaatcaaatatcaaatattaattagttcAATTTTCAAATTAATGGTTAAGCCCAGTCCACTCATGCTGGGCCCTAAAATAAGTCCAAGCCTCACAGGGAGGCTACGCCTGCCCATTCAAAAGCAAGGAACGGAACACTTTCTCATCAAGAGAAACTCCCCAAAATGTGGGGACTTACGTGGCCATGTCTTGACAGTTGCCAAGAAAATAAAAAGAGGAATTATTGTGTAAACTCGGAATTTGTTGTGTATCTCTCATAAAATATATAagatttattttctaaaattaaagaagaaatatatatatatatatatatatatatatatatatatatatatatatatatatatatatatatatataatatttaggaATAAGGTTTAATTGTTGTTGCTATTGCTATATATAATATAGTAATACACATATATCATCCttcaattatttattaattatataatctttaactataagATATATAAATGaacaataatataatataatataatataatataacattaccatataattaagaattataaagttatttaatatatttataactaaaattataagAAAGGTAGTGAAATGAAAGATAATATTAGGTTGCATATAGTTTTTATATATTGCAATTTCAAATTTATTGAAAATAGATAATACAATCCTTAAAAAAAGaaaagtatataatacatctaaaaaaatatagaaaaacgtATGCATAAAATTAGTTCTTAATTTGGTTCTAATTCAGTTCGATTTCAATACAGTTCTAGTATGATTCTCAGTGAACATAACATAACCAAATCATTAAAATAAGTTTAATTCTTCAGTTTGGTTCGAGACTTTCAAGAATTGTGCATAGCCTCTGGCAAGCAAAGGCATAGTTAAGAGGTCCTCTATTGATGCATTTGTGAAACAAGTTAAAATGGGTGTTTTTGGTGCATTATTTATTGGCAAATTCTACGATACATCTAGAACATGTGCTCTCTCACTCACATAAATGAATGACTCACATTTATGAGAATATAATGCTCCAAGTGCACTTAACAATTTCCCTTATTGGCATCTCATGTATTTGTTGGAGTACACTACAGGCCAAATAACATCTAGATCATAAATATTAGGGATGCATCATGTGACCACTAACCTTTACCTAAAAAGTCACTTAAAACCACTATATTTAGTTTTATCCCATTTGACCCCTGAACTTAAATAAAGTTTAACTCTTTAACCCTTGATCTTTGCACGAAAAGTCACTTGCTACTTTCACTTTTAGTTGCATCCCATTTGACAAATAAACTTTATCAAAGTGTAAGTATTTAACCCTTATGATTGGTGACATGTTTTAATGCCCTTTGGTGATGTCGATAATGGCAAGGCAATGCTCAAATGGCATTAACGACAGAGCTAAGGACGTTTTTCCCTCTCAGTGATGTATGGATAGGACAAAATCCTCAAATTGGCCATTTCTAGCAACCAACATAGGCGAGGCACTCACCAATCAACTCTTTCTCTTGGCTCTAGCTTCATTTTCCATTTAGAGGTGCTTAATTTGGTGAAGTTTTCCAGCaaggagaggagaggagagaaaatTAGAGTAGttattatgatttatttaattttataattatataaattttaataataatattttatcatcTTCAATAGCTAATTAAGTGTGCATTCATACGTTTTGTTTACTAGGATTTCAGGGGCTCAATAATTacactttt
The sequence above is a segment of the Hevea brasiliensis isolate MT/VB/25A 57/8 chromosome 11, ASM3005281v1, whole genome shotgun sequence genome. Coding sequences within it:
- the LOC110632081 gene encoding O-fucosyltransferase 23, with product MDFPSKHPRFFGRHLNSIACKCLALVVILLFLRVVLLPSFSVYDSINRNNKEFTHSSSLSFDSEYGIRRDKFLEVPQIVWGLNNQKIAFARACLTARMLNRTLLMPSLSASLFYKELDRLQPISFDKVFQFERFNSLCNGFVQLGHYSFLRNLTGICDLPKGSGRKWMVERDLDQLRQYGKDPYDGYEVIRIVGKNPFLWHDHWPVKDYARVFECLVLVEEIEREASKVVSKIREVGREMRGHTKSAQSGIDSDGSSLQAVPYVAVHMRIEIDWMIHCRKLEQRSKISQICSSKEEIMERVGNIVGLKTPTVVYLAVADSLLEDPSILTGWKDGLVPFEKKKLGVDGIYKKYPYLIQSAIDYEVCLRADVFVGNSFSTFSSLIALERTQKMIRMGITHSCGLHVRWPSYAYNILGESNGPQKWMTNISDSSLKAVSYGTNIISC